The following proteins are co-located in the Xyrauchen texanus isolate HMW12.3.18 chromosome 43, RBS_HiC_50CHRs, whole genome shotgun sequence genome:
- the LOC127635766 gene encoding alpha-2B adrenergic receptor-like — MISSPESWITLSVGIQMCNHTIPECPPYSPEATAAFATAMTLIMLVTIFGNVLVIIAVLTCRPLRGPQNLFLVSLAAADILVATLIIPFSLANELMGYWYFESVWCEIILALDVLFCTSSIMHLCAISLDRYLSISRPVLYASQRTPRRIKGAIMVVWLIAAVISFPPLVSMKKTRASNEGNYPECKLNKEVWYILYSSIGSFFAPCLIMILVYVRIYQIAKKHTRCPPGESRKDVVSAIPLGIQGELLQNGKEQGSVAQANAPNLAVRSSTPLTSKSETSTSQPPVESRQQIKHSHRQKDNKNEDSSSSGSDLDMVGVQNANGTSSNVGALEPGHQASSPIQTDKDIIATPKGSQLASSNIKPAGTPNARRKAMIVREKRLTFVLAVVIGGFVVCWFPFFFSYSLQAICPKACELPEPLFKFFFWIGYCNSALNPLIYTVFNRDFRKAFKKILCKRCKDCAL; from the coding sequence ATGATTTCGTCTCCAGAGAGTTGGATAACTCTCAGTGTTGGCATTCAAATGTGCAACCACACCATCCCAGAATGTCCTCCTTACTCCCCCGAAGCCACCGCTGCATTTGCCACAGCCATGACACTTATAATGCTCGTCACCATCTTCGGGAACGTTCTGGTGATCATCGCCGTCTTGACGTGCCGTCCTCTGAGAGGACCTCAGAACCTCTTCCTGGTCTCCCTGGCTGCAGCTGATATCCTGGTGGCCACCCTCATCATTCCGTTTTCCCTGGCCAATGAGCTGATGGGCTACTGGTATTTTGAATCGGTTTGGTGTGAGATCATTTTGGCTTTGGACGTGCTATTCTGTACGTCGTCCATCATGCACCTGTGCGCCATCAGCTTGGACCGTTACCTGTCCATCTCGCGACCGGTGCTGTATGCCAGCCAGCGCACCCCTCGCCGGATCAAAGGAGCCATCATGGTGGTGTGGCTCATCGCCGCAGTCATATCTTTCCCCCCGTTGGTGTCGATGAAAAAGACCCGGGCGTCAAATGAAGGCAACTATCCAGAGTGCAAACTCAATAAAGAGGTATGGTACATCCTCTACTCCTCCATTGGGTCGTTCTTCGCCCCATGCCTCATCATGATCCTGGTGTACGTTCGAATCTATCAGATTGCCAAAAAGCATACCCGATGTCCTCCAGGGGAGTCCAGGAAGGATGTCGTAAGTGCCATCCCACTGGGCATCCAAGGAGAGTTGCTGCAGAACGGCAAAGAGCAAGGAAGTGTGGCCCAAGCGAATGCTCCGAATCTGGCTGTCCGATCCTCTACCCCGCTGACCTCCAAAAGCGAAACTTCCACAAGTCAGCCTCCAGTTGAGAGTCGGCAACAGATAAAACACTCACATAGACAGAAAGACAACAAAAACGAGGATAGTTCAAGCTCTGGCTCAGATTTAGACATGGTGGGGGTGCAAAATGCCAATGGGACATCCTCCAATGTGGGCGCGCTTGAGCCAGGACACCAAGCTTCCTCACCGATTCAAACGGACAAGGACATTATTGCAACCCCAAAGGGCAGCCAATTGGCCTCTTCTAACATAAAACCAGCAGGAACTCCAAATGCCAGGAGAAAGGCCATGATTGTTCGGGAGAAGCGTCTCACCTTTGTTCTTGCTGTTGTCATCGGAGGATTTGTCGTCTGCTGGTTTCCGTTCTTCTTCAGCTACAGTTTGCAGGCCATATGTCCAAAAGCTTGTGAACTGCCTGAACCActtttcaaattcttcttctgGATTGGCTACTGCAACAGTGCTTTAAATCCACTCATCTATACCGTCTTTAACAGGGACTTCCGGAAAGCTTTCAAAAAGATTTTGTGTAAAAGATGTAAAGATTGTGCTTTGTAA
- the LOC127636240 gene encoding astacin-like metalloendopeptidase, giving the protein MLWLFIVAACMSKVWGNPVDNHMTSEIQNDEGYINLQGRTYPHVSRNSETLMELQGDYAVQEGDLLLPSDRNAVSSLWPEVDGNVSIPFKINAELADRTVDILKALKMISNKTCIRFHQHTNETDYLLFSYSDGCASYVGCMGGEQPVLVGPPCGAGNIGHEILHSLGLHHEHSRHDRGDHITILYENISPGKASNFAEKDGDTLGLQYDLGSLLHYGAYYFSSNGKPTIVSKSSKVQIGQRTRMSDLDVKKIRKLYHCDKREKKGKRGGDSSNLP; this is encoded by the exons ATGCTCTGGTTATTTATAGTGGCTGCATGCATGTCTAAAG tgtggGGAAACCCTGTGGATAATCATATGACCTCTGAAATCCAGAATGATGAAG GATATATTAATTTACAGGGGAGAACATATCCACATGTGTCAAGAAACAGTGAAACATTAATGG AACTTCAGGGAGATTACGCGGTTCAAGAGGGGGACCTCCTATTACCT AGTGACAGGAATGCAGTGAGTTCTCTGTGGCCTGAGGTGGATGGAAATGTGTCCATACCATTTAAAATTAACGCTGAGCTTG CGGACCGGACTGTTGACATCCTAAAGGCCTTAAAAATGATCAGTAATAAGACCTGCATAAGGTTCCATCAGCATACTAATGAAACCGACTACTTGCTATTTTCTTACAGTGATGG GTGTGCCTCTTATGTCGGATGCATGGGGGGTGAACAGCCTGTTCTGGTTGGACCGCCGTGTGGGGCTGGGAACATCGGCCATGAGATCCTTCATTCTCTCGGCTTGCACCATGAACATTCTCGCCATGACCGTGGAGATCATATCACTATTCTGTATGAAAACATTAGCCCTG GGAAAGCGAGTAATTTTGCTGAGAAAGATGGAGACACGCTCGGTCTTCAGTATGACCTTGGATCTCTCTTGCATTATGGAGC ctaTTATTTCTCCTCCAATGGAAAACCCACAATTGTGTCCAAAAGCAGCAAGGTACAGATCGGCCAGAGAACTCGCATGAGTGACCTTGATGTAAAGAAGATCAGGAAGCTGTATCACTGTG acaagagagagaaaaagggtaAACGTGGTGGTGATTCATCTAACCTTCCATGA